A single region of the Thermoanaerobacterium aotearoense genome encodes:
- a CDS encoding response regulator transcription factor produces MAKVLVIEDEEGMRDILKTYLEKNNFDALFAEDGSTGINMFKNNLFDIVLLDVMLPDMSGWNVLRTIRESSKIPVMMITARSEEYDRLLGFELGADDYVVKPFSPREVMARIKAILSRSKWTESDNLISFSGITIDTDSRVVKVDGKKIDLTPKEFDLLNLLAQNIGKALSREKCLNVVWGYEFFGDLRTVDTHIKQLREKLGDKRDIIKTVWGYGYKLGGD; encoded by the coding sequence ATGGCAAAGGTATTGGTCATTGAAGACGAGGAAGGAATGAGGGATATTTTAAAAACTTACTTAGAGAAAAATAATTTTGATGCTTTATTTGCTGAAGATGGCAGTACAGGAATAAATATGTTTAAAAATAACCTATTTGATATAGTTTTGTTGGATGTGATGTTGCCAGACATGAGCGGTTGGAATGTTTTAAGGACAATAAGAGAATCATCTAAAATACCTGTAATGATGATAACTGCCCGCAGCGAAGAATACGACAGGCTTTTAGGATTTGAACTTGGTGCTGATGATTATGTAGTCAAACCATTTAGCCCTAGAGAAGTCATGGCAAGGATAAAAGCTATTTTATCGAGATCTAAATGGACTGAATCGGATAATCTAATATCTTTTTCAGGTATTACTATTGACACTGATTCAAGAGTTGTTAAAGTCGATGGGAAGAAAATAGATCTTACTCCAAAAGAATTTGATCTTTTAAATTTGCTTGCACAAAACATTGGTAAAGCATTAAGCCGTGAGAAATGCCTTAATGTTGTTTGGGGATATGAATTTTTTGGTGATTTAAGGACAGTCGATACACATATAAAGCAGTTGAGAGAAAAACTTGGCGATAAAAGGGATATCATAAAAACAGTATGGGGTTATGGATATAAATTAGGTGGTGATTAA
- a CDS encoding DUF1847 domain-containing protein: protein MDSIFSCAVCSNKPCAKGDENFPKNCPTVMEKDIINESIEKYNNDDDVNKIMKIANTLPVAENGELRSRADEIINLIVQMGIKKVGVAFCYSLEKEAKKFVKMLDKYDITVVPVCCKVGSVDVKEIGIEKKRDKFIATCNPITQAEIMNKENTELNVVVGLCVGHDILFNKNSKAYVTTLVAKDRKYGHCPVKAFEE, encoded by the coding sequence ATGGATTCTATATTTTCTTGTGCAGTATGTTCTAACAAACCATGCGCAAAAGGTGATGAAAATTTCCCAAAGAATTGTCCTACAGTTATGGAAAAAGATATTATTAATGAATCGATTGAAAAATATAACAACGATGATGATGTGAATAAGATTATGAAAATAGCCAATACACTTCCTGTGGCTGAAAATGGCGAATTAAGGAGCAGAGCAGATGAAATAATCAATTTAATTGTGCAAATGGGTATAAAGAAGGTTGGCGTTGCTTTTTGCTATTCACTTGAAAAAGAAGCAAAGAAATTTGTAAAGATGCTTGATAAATACGACATTACAGTTGTACCAGTGTGTTGCAAGGTAGGTTCAGTAGATGTAAAAGAAATTGGAATAGAGAAAAAGAGGGACAAATTCATTGCAACATGCAATCCAATCACACAAGCTGAAATAATGAATAAAGAAAATACAGAACTGAATGTGGTTGTTGGACTTTGTGTTGGACACGATATATTATTTAACAAAAATTCTAAAGCATATGTGACGACCTTAGTCGCTAAGGACAGGAAGTACGGTCATTGTCCTGTGAAGGCATTTGAAGAATAG
- a CDS encoding ABC transporter ATP-binding protein, giving the protein MKKIKFIDVGFKDHDDVILKDISMEISLGYIYTIIGPSGAGKSTFIKLINRLIDPTEGKILIDDKNIKDYDIIKLRRRIGMVFQQPYLFEGTVEDNIKYGSMIRGQKDTDLDYYLSMVGLDKSYSSRKVDDLSGGEAQRISIARSLANEPTVLLLDEPTSALDPASTQVIEDLVMELKNKLNLTIIWITHNMEQAKRVGDFTIFINNGRLIEYGNTKAFFSNPKNDLTRLFINGKLTKEGIE; this is encoded by the coding sequence ATGAAAAAGATAAAGTTTATTGATGTAGGTTTTAAGGATCATGATGATGTAATACTGAAAGATATATCAATGGAAATTTCTTTAGGCTATATATATACAATAATAGGGCCATCTGGTGCTGGTAAATCTACTTTTATAAAATTAATAAATAGACTTATTGACCCAACTGAAGGGAAAATATTGATAGACGATAAAAACATAAAGGATTATGACATAATTAAGCTTAGGCGCAGGATAGGAATGGTTTTTCAGCAGCCATATCTTTTTGAAGGAACTGTTGAAGACAATATAAAATATGGATCTATGATAAGAGGGCAAAAAGATACTGATCTTGACTACTATTTAAGTATGGTTGGACTAGACAAAAGTTATAGTTCAAGAAAAGTTGATGACTTATCTGGCGGTGAAGCACAGAGAATTTCAATAGCAAGGTCACTTGCAAATGAACCTACAGTATTACTATTGGATGAGCCAACGTCAGCCCTTGATCCAGCATCTACACAAGTGATTGAGGATCTTGTCATGGAGTTAAAAAACAAATTAAATCTTACAATTATATGGATTACACATAATATGGAACAAGCGAAGCGTGTTGGAGATTTTACCATTTTCATTAATAATGGCAGACTGATTGAATATGGAAATACGAAGGCTTTTTTCTCAAATCCTAAAAATGATTTAACAAGGCTTTTTATTAATGGAAAATTGACAAAGGAGGGAATTGAATGA
- a CDS encoding MFS transporter, translating into MTNSKKKIVVSNIVLIGMVSLLIDMSTEMVYPIVPLFLTATFGASPAIVGIIEGIAESIASILKVFSGYIGDKYKNKKVLTFIGYSASAIYKILLLLAGSWIGVLIARIIDRTGKGIRTAPRDALIAQSSEKDKLGGSYGLHKMLDMAGSSVGAFIAFVVVAIGFKYRVAFMLSIIPAILGILIIPFIKEDKVKKPKSEKFTFKNLNLSLKLKLYLAVIFIFNLGNSSNTFLLLKAQNLGFSLPYVMLLYLAFNVSTSLLAIPSGKLSDKFGRRLILVSGYAIYGLVYLGFAVFDSKIMIFLLFMLYGAYTAFISGAERAFVAEASPDKYKGTVLGIYGMVQGIGLLLASIIAGAMWVRISPYAPFWFAGTLGLGSAALIAIILSVSRFHEDKESGI; encoded by the coding sequence ATGACAAATTCAAAAAAGAAAATTGTTGTATCAAATATTGTGTTGATTGGCATGGTAAGTTTACTTATTGATATGAGTACAGAAATGGTGTATCCGATAGTACCACTTTTCCTGACTGCAACATTTGGGGCTTCACCAGCAATTGTAGGAATTATTGAGGGTATTGCTGAAAGCATAGCATCGATTTTAAAAGTTTTTAGCGGTTACATAGGTGATAAATATAAAAATAAGAAAGTGCTGACCTTTATTGGATATTCAGCTTCAGCTATTTATAAAATACTTCTCCTTTTAGCAGGATCGTGGATAGGTGTCTTGATAGCGCGAATCATAGATCGCACAGGAAAAGGCATCCGCACTGCACCGCGAGACGCTCTTATTGCGCAGTCCAGTGAAAAGGATAAGCTTGGCGGATCTTATGGACTGCACAAAATGCTTGATATGGCTGGATCATCTGTAGGAGCTTTTATTGCTTTTGTTGTTGTAGCTATTGGGTTTAAGTACAGAGTTGCATTTATGCTGTCTATTATACCAGCTATTCTTGGGATTTTAATTATTCCTTTTATAAAAGAGGATAAAGTTAAGAAACCAAAAAGTGAAAAATTTACGTTCAAAAATTTAAATTTAAGCTTAAAGTTAAAGCTCTATTTGGCTGTTATATTCATTTTCAACCTTGGGAATTCATCAAATACTTTTTTGCTTTTAAAAGCACAGAACTTGGGTTTTTCTTTACCATACGTCATGCTTCTTTATCTCGCATTTAATGTTTCTACGTCATTACTTGCCATTCCCTCTGGAAAGTTGTCAGATAAGTTTGGCAGGAGATTGATTTTGGTTTCTGGTTATGCCATTTATGGACTTGTTTATTTGGGGTTTGCAGTGTTTGATTCAAAAATCATGATTTTCCTTTTATTTATGCTTTATGGAGCTTATACAGCGTTTATAAGCGGTGCTGAACGGGCATTCGTAGCAGAAGCTTCTCCTGATAAGTATAAAGGTACAGTATTAGGTATCTACGGTATGGTTCAAGGTATAGGGTTATTGTTGGCATCTATTATAGCCGGAGCTATGTGGGTTCGCATAAGTCCTTATGCACCATTTTGGTTTGCTGGAACTCTTGGACTTGGATCTGCAGCTTTGATTGCCATTATACTAAGTGTAAGTCGATTTCATGAAGATAAAGAATCAGGCATATAA
- a CDS encoding NifB/NifX family molybdenum-iron cluster-binding protein has protein sequence MKIAVATDGRSVSMHFGHCEGFTIFNVEEDKIISANFIENPGHRPGYLPEFLKDKGVECIISGGMGSSAIDLFNSYGIDVITGASGDVEDVVKRYIDGTLISTDSACEKHEHEGHCED, from the coding sequence ATGAAGATAGCTGTTGCTACAGATGGAAGAAGTGTTTCAATGCATTTTGGGCATTGTGAGGGATTTACAATTTTTAATGTGGAGGAAGATAAGATAATAAGTGCTAATTTTATTGAAAACCCAGGACATAGACCAGGGTATTTGCCTGAATTTTTGAAAGACAAAGGCGTTGAATGTATTATTTCTGGTGGAATGGGCTCAAGTGCAATAGATTTATTTAATTCTTACGGCATTGATGTCATTACAGGTGCATCTGGCGATGTTGAAGATGTGGTAAAGAGATATATTGATGGAACTTTGATATCTACAGATAGTGCATGTGAAAAACATGAACATGAAGGACACTGTGAAGACTAA
- a CDS encoding MBL fold metallo-hydrolase has protein sequence MELQVLIENVVYKKGFLAEHGLSLLVKKEDKAVLVDTGQSGNFIINSGLMGINLKNINKVILTHGHYDHIGGLKDLMDENKDARIYASHKILNRKYALRKNGAIDEIGFDLSVYEKNKENFVLIHEDTEVEKDFFIVTNIDEKYNNDFTTKNFLVEKDNVKIKDNFLDEIFVVVKEGDCINIITGCSHLGILNILHTAESRFKGYRIKSLIGGFHLKGMTEENIVNISEMMKGYDIQYIYTGHCTGIDEYGIMKRILGDRVSYLTTSSSIIL, from the coding sequence ATGGAGTTACAAGTATTAATTGAAAATGTAGTCTATAAAAAAGGTTTCTTAGCTGAACATGGCTTATCATTGCTTGTAAAGAAAGAAGACAAGGCAGTTTTAGTTGATACTGGGCAAAGCGGTAACTTTATTATAAATTCCGGATTGATGGGGATAAATTTAAAGAACATAAACAAAGTAATACTAACACATGGTCATTATGACCACATTGGAGGACTTAAAGATCTAATGGATGAAAATAAAGATGCACGCATATATGCAAGCCATAAAATACTTAATAGAAAATATGCTTTACGTAAAAATGGGGCAATTGATGAAATAGGTTTTGATTTGTCCGTATATGAAAAGAACAAAGAAAATTTTGTGCTAATTCATGAAGACACAGAAGTGGAAAAAGATTTTTTTATAGTCACTAATATTGATGAGAAATATAATAATGATTTTACGACTAAAAATTTTTTAGTGGAAAAAGACAATGTGAAAATAAAAGATAATTTTTTGGATGAAATATTTGTTGTTGTTAAAGAGGGAGACTGCATAAATATAATTACAGGATGTTCGCATTTAGGCATTTTGAATATCCTGCACACTGCTGAAAGTAGATTTAAAGGTTATAGAATAAAATCACTTATTGGAGGATTTCACTTAAAAGGAATGACTGAAGAAAATATTGTGAATATTTCAGAGATGATGAAAGGTTATGATATACAGTATATTTATACAGGTCACTGTACAGGTATAGATGAGTACGGGATTATGAAACGAATTTTAGGAGACAGAGTATCTTATTTGACTACCAGTTCGTCTATAATTCTGTAA
- a CDS encoding HAMP domain-containing sensor histidine kinase has product MRGIRKKLFITYLIITGIIFLLFYLSQVVFIGKIYTYYKINQLKSYSLKIANALATNDYKTANELMEESNAKVIAVTDTGDLVFGTHGNGQGYGIGLPKTYLNTNERLSVIEFTHPSIGVKSLAVIRSFSYNKQNAKLVLTIPLSTITDTTVIFKSEFFLMLLICIVVIIIMSVIMSKRLTKPIDDLKYAAQNIASGNLDVKLDVKTNDELEDLAMSMNSMAKNLSTAEKFKKDLIANITHDLKTPLGLIKGYCEMLLDFYGDDKEKRNRYLNAALNEVDRMSKMIDDVLSLSKLQSGLVKLKITSFNLKNLVDDVILSFEPLLHGKNINIVTENLDVIVNGDVELIRRVLMNLLSNSIKSIDEAGLITISSILEDDHAKVIVSDTGKGIEREKLQDVFKKFYKGDNKGTGLGLAIVREILDLHGSKYHIESEMNKGTSFYFTLEKENT; this is encoded by the coding sequence GTGAGAGGCATAAGAAAAAAACTTTTTATTACTTATCTGATTATAACGGGAATAATTTTTTTGTTGTTTTATTTGTCTCAAGTTGTCTTTATAGGTAAGATATACACTTATTATAAAATAAATCAGCTAAAAAGCTACAGCTTAAAAATAGCTAATGCATTAGCTACAAACGATTATAAAACTGCTAATGAGCTTATGGAAGAATCCAATGCAAAAGTAATTGCAGTGACTGATACAGGCGACTTGGTTTTTGGAACACATGGAAACGGGCAAGGCTACGGAATAGGATTGCCTAAAACTTACCTAAACACTAATGAAAGATTAAGTGTGATAGAATTTACGCATCCGTCAATCGGTGTAAAATCTCTGGCGGTTATAAGATCATTTTCGTACAACAAGCAAAATGCAAAACTGGTATTGACTATTCCTTTATCGACTATTACTGATACTACCGTGATATTTAAAAGTGAATTTTTTTTGATGCTACTAATATGCATTGTTGTAATAATCATTATGTCAGTTATCATGTCAAAAAGGCTGACAAAGCCAATTGATGATTTAAAATATGCGGCGCAAAACATAGCGTCGGGAAACCTTGATGTGAAATTAGATGTAAAGACAAATGACGAATTAGAAGATCTTGCAATGTCGATGAATAGTATGGCAAAAAACCTCAGTACAGCAGAGAAATTTAAAAAAGATTTAATAGCAAATATTACACACGACCTTAAGACGCCTTTAGGACTTATAAAAGGATACTGTGAAATGTTATTAGATTTTTATGGTGATGATAAAGAAAAAAGGAATAGATATTTAAATGCTGCATTAAATGAAGTCGATCGAATGTCAAAAATGATAGACGATGTTTTATCATTATCAAAGCTTCAATCAGGTTTAGTTAAATTAAAAATAACGTCTTTTAATTTAAAAAATTTAGTTGATGATGTAATTTTAAGCTTTGAACCATTGTTACATGGTAAAAATATAAATATTGTCACGGAGAATCTTGATGTTATTGTAAATGGAGATGTTGAACTAATTAGAAGAGTTCTGATGAATCTCTTAAGCAATTCGATAAAAAGCATTGATGAAGCAGGTTTAATTACTATTTCTTCGATATTAGAAGATGATCATGCAAAAGTCATTGTATCAGACACGGGTAAAGGAATAGAGAGAGAAAAGCTGCAAGATGTTTTTAAAAAATTTTACAAAGGTGATAATAAAGGTACAGGGTTGGGACTTGCGATAGTAAGAGAAATATTGGATTTGCATGGCAGTAAATATCATATAGAAAGCGAGATGAATAAAGGAACTTCATTTTATTTTACTTTAGAGAAAGAAAATACATGA